In the Bacteroidota bacterium genome, CATCTGCATATATATCATCAAAACTGTTAGGTGAATAATTAGGCGATTCGGCTCCGTTTTCATCCGTACGCATAAAGCCATCACGTTGGTAATTTGCAACCATATAGGGACATTTGTTTACTGATAGTAACTCATAATTCACACCCAAACGATAGCGGTGTGCATCGGGATAGGAGAGCAAACGGCCCTGTAATAATTTATCGGGCGAATAGGAAATACCATCCACAACATTGGCCGGTGCAAATGCACTTTGTTCAACCTCGGCAAAATAATTCTTGGGAATTTGATTCAGCTCCATCACACCCACATCAATAAGGGGGAAATCGTGATGGTACCATACTTTGGTTATATCAAAAGGATTGAAAGGGAATTCTTTAGCTTGCTCGAGGGTCATTACTTGTATTTGCATTTTCCATTTCGGAAAATCTTTTTTATCAATAGCATCTACCAAATCGCGTTGGGCAAAATCGGGGTCTTTGCCTTTCATTTCTACAGCTTCATCATTGTTAAAATTCTTTATTCCCTGCAGGTTTTTGAAATGAAATTTTACCCATACTTTTTCATTCTTTGCATTAAACATACTAAAGGTGTGCGAGCCAAAACCATCCATGTGCCTATGGCCATAGGGTGTTCCTCTATCGCTCATCAGTATCATAACCTGGTGCAAACTTTCTGGATTCAAGCTAAAAAAATCCCACATCATTGTAGGGCTTTTGCAATTGGTTCGTGGGTCACGTTTTTGTGTATGTATGAAATCGGAAAATTTCTTAGGATCTTTAATGAAAAATATAGGAGTATTGTTTCCTACCAAATCCCAGTTTCCATCTTCAGTATAATATTTCATCGCAAAACCACGTGGGTCTCTTTCGGTATCGGCACTGCCTTTGTCGCCA is a window encoding:
- a CDS encoding catalase, translating into MDKKQNKKLTTTSGKPYVENENSMSIGPRGPLLLQDYILHEKMAHFNRERIPERVVHAKGSGAFGTFTVTHDISQYTKAKIFNKIGKETKMFVRFSQVGGDKGSADTERDPRGFAMKYYTEDGNWDLVGNNTPIFFIKDPKKFSDFIHTQKRDPRTNCKSPTMMWDFFSLNPESLHQVMILMSDRGTPYGHRHMDGFGSHTFSMFNAKNEKVWVKFHFKNLQGIKNFNNDEAVEMKGKDPDFAQRDLVDAIDKKDFPKWKMQIQVMTLEQAKEFPFNPFDITKVWYHHDFPLIDVGVMELNQIPKNYFAEVEQSAFAPANVVDGISYSPDKLLQGRLLSYPDAHRYRLGVNYELLSVNKCPYMVANYQRDGFMRTDENGAESPNYSPNSFDDIYADENYKEPAMPLESNVADWYDRNGENDNDHYTQPGLLYNKAMNDYDRHNLVSNIVGSMMGIVGEKRDIIINRQLCHFFRAEAKLGIAIAKGLGTDMLMAEIQSHSANKKNMGYM